The genomic segment GGCCGCTGGCTACCAAACACCACGCTGGCCAAGTCCACAACCAGGTCTTGGGGGATGCAAAGCTCCTGGAGCTGGTTCTTGAAGGTGTCGGGCTTCAGACTGGCCGGGGGCAGCCGGAGGGCCTGCTGGAGCAGGGTGTGTGTGCCAGCTATCAGGGCACCCAACTGCTCCTCAGGCAGGCCAGCGCCAGCCCTGAGGTGCTGCACAGCCTCCCGGCAGTCTTCTCCCTGCAGGCTGCTGACCACCAGCTTCAGCAATTTTCTGAACGTGGCCCTGTCCAAGCTGCCCAGGAGCTGGGGCATTGCTGCCACCTCAGGGGGCAACTGGGCCCCCAGGAAACTCACGCAGTCACTGTGACTGTCACCAGGGCGATGCAGGTGTGCAGCGGCAGGACCCACAGCAGACATCGATGCTTCCTGCTCTTTGACAGGCAGCCTAGTAGGAGGTCTCAGTCGAGCCGGCCTGGAAGGGGTGCGAGAGAAGCCCAGTGACCCCCACACACTTTGGGCCAGTGAATTAGGACTGACAGGGTCTCCACCTCCCAGATGCTGATGCTATGAACCACTGATGACAGCCAGTGTGACAGGAGGTGCCCTGGAATCATGTGGCAGAAAGCCCTCTCCAGTCCCTGCAAGAGGGGAGGCAGAAAGCAGCTGAAAATGGAGATGAggtgaggaggagaaaaggaagagaaccaGGAAAAGGAGAGCACGCATGAGTTCGCAGAACCGTCCTCAGCAAGGCGGCCCGGGGAAAAGGGGAGCTCTCCAGGCTTCCTCGCACCTCGCTCTCCAGGAAGGCCGAGCGCCCGTCACCCTGGTCGTCAGCGACCAGCCACTGCCCGAACTCCGGGTTTTCCCTCAGGGCTTGGCCTGTGCCAAGACAACCGTCCACTGCCCCGCTGCCGGCCGCTCGGGCTCCGCTCCCGGGAGGCCCGTGAGCTGCCTCCAGGCTCGGAGAAAGGAGCCCCCGAGGCGGCCTCCAAGCTTCGGCGGAGCCACCGCCCCACCAGCGGTCAGCGACCTTCGGCCCCGCCCCGAATTGCCATATCGGCTTCCTGCCTCCGGGGCGCTCGCCGTTCCGCAGACAGGGTAGCCCTCTCCCACCCCGCAGCCCGCACCTTACACCAGGTCCTGAGCCTGGAGCAGCACCGCGAGTAGC from the Budorcas taxicolor isolate Tak-1 chromosome 14, Takin1.1, whole genome shotgun sequence genome contains:
- the COMMD5 gene encoding COMM domain-containing protein 5; its protein translation is MSAVGPAAAHLHRPGDSHSDCVSFLGAQLPPEVAAMPQLLGSLDRATFRKLLKLVVSSLQGEDCREAVQHLRAGAGLPEEQLGALIAGTHTLLQQALRLPPASLKPDTFKNQLQELCIPQDLVVDLASVVFGSQRPLLDSVARQQGAWLPHVADFRWRVDVAISTSALARSLQPSVLMHLKLSDGSALRFEVPTAKFQELRFAVALVLKEMADLEKRCERKLQD